Proteins from a single region of Allofrancisella inopinata:
- the hemE gene encoding uroporphyrinogen decarboxylase has protein sequence MRKLFLNAFSKEKLDRPPVWIMRQAGRYLPEYREVRSKFADFMDMCRNPDACCEVALQPLRRYDLDAAIVFSDILTIPEAMGLDLKFVKGEGPIFLNPIETSDDLNKLLEVDESISKLQYVYAAVKTTKAAVSVPLIGFTGSPWTLAAYMIEGKGSKQFNKLRKMMYANPQLMHQLLQKLADITVIYLLEQIKAGADSLMIFDTWGGILPLAQYKDFSLDYMQYIAKNVKQVVPSVPIVFFTKGGSNFFGEYKDLSCDGVGVDWSITIEQARQRIGDGKVLQGNFDPAFLYSDKESIRKTVKQHMNVIQSDKANNYIVNLGHGIYPDINPEHVKAMIDAIRDFNC, from the coding sequence TTAGGTCTAAATTTGCAGATTTTATGGATATGTGCCGTAACCCGGATGCATGCTGTGAGGTGGCTTTACAACCACTTAGAAGATATGACCTAGATGCAGCAATTGTCTTTTCGGATATATTGACTATCCCAGAAGCTATGGGGTTAGATCTGAAGTTTGTAAAAGGAGAAGGTCCTATTTTTTTAAATCCTATAGAGACTAGTGATGATCTAAATAAGCTACTTGAAGTTGATGAAAGCATAAGTAAGTTACAGTATGTTTATGCTGCTGTTAAAACAACTAAAGCTGCTGTAAGTGTTCCTTTAATAGGTTTTACTGGTAGTCCATGGACATTAGCTGCATATATGATAGAGGGAAAAGGTTCCAAGCAGTTTAATAAGCTACGAAAAATGATGTATGCAAATCCACAATTAATGCATCAATTATTACAGAAACTAGCAGATATTACAGTTATCTATTTGTTAGAGCAGATAAAAGCAGGTGCTGATTCTTTGATGATATTTGACACTTGGGGAGGGATTTTACCATTAGCTCAATATAAAGATTTTTCTTTAGATTATATGCAATACATAGCTAAAAATGTCAAACAGGTTGTACCATCAGTACCAATAGTGTTTTTTACAAAAGGAGGCTCAAACTTTTTTGGTGAATATAAAGATTTGTCTTGTGATGGGGTTGGTGTTGATTGGAGTATAACTATTGAACAAGCTCGTCAAAGAATAGGTGATGGTAAAGTCTTGCAAGGGAATTTTGATCCAGCATTTCTATACTCAGACAAAGAAAGTATACGAAAAACAGTAAAGCAACATATGAATGTTATCCAGTCAGATAAAGCTAATAATTATATAGTTAATTTAGGTCATGGCATATATCCAGACATTAATCCTGAACACGTAAAAGCTATGATTGATGCTATTAGAGATTTTAATTGCTAA
- the rimP gene encoding ribosome maturation factor RimP, which translates to MLLDKLYDIVEPITADLGYILWGIEIIGSGTVTVRVFIDHENGVSVDDCQTVSKDLSAIFDVEDPISGKYVLEVSSPGMNRQIFNINQAQALIGFTVKAVTFEPVNSQTKFKGVLDRVEGNSIVLKLDDNKEESFDFQELKKLRVSPEF; encoded by the coding sequence ATGTTATTAGATAAATTATATGATATAGTAGAGCCTATAACTGCAGATTTAGGTTATATCCTTTGGGGAATAGAGATTATTGGTAGTGGTACAGTTACGGTACGAGTGTTTATTGACCATGAAAATGGTGTTTCTGTGGATGATTGTCAAACAGTAAGTAAAGATTTAAGTGCTATTTTTGATGTAGAGGATCCTATTTCTGGTAAGTATGTACTAGAAGTGTCTTCACCGGGTATGAATAGACAAATTTTCAATATTAATCAGGCACAAGCTTTAATTGGATTCACTGTAAAAGCTGTAACATTTGAACCAGTAAACTCACAAACAAAATTTAAAGGAGTTTTAGATAGGGTTGAAGGAAATAGTATAGTTTTAAAGTTAGATGATAATAAAGAAGAAAGTTTTGATTTTCAAGAACTCAAGAAATTAAGAGTTTCACCAGAGTTTTAG
- the nusA gene encoding transcription termination factor NusA: MSKELLLVLETVANEKDISKNLLFEAMEEALVTILKKELDDRMNIEVKINRVTGDFKAERVWHIVSEDKDLIDYSKELYEDVAREKGYDVVAGDVFRENVEVKEFGRIAAATAKQILMKKIKSFEREKTAKIYQDKIGDIVYGEIKRATYELLIVDLGNNAEGILPKKDLIARERFRVGDKIRACVESVDCDDEGKPNTIMLSRASNTMLKALFKLEVPEVEEEIITIVNVVRELGFRAKVTVKSNDQRIDPCGACVGVRGSRIHSIMSELNGEKVDVILWDQDIVQYAINSLSPVAAEDILEVNVDEETNSMDIVVKQESLSKAIGKNGVNVRLASALIGWKINVLSDAEQEEKQMSIVEKFVEVLDIDHDFALVLIEEGIETLEDLAYLDKEELLEIEGFDEDIVNELQERAKTALLSQALGDKEPAEDLLNMQGMQEDLAKQLAKANIVTMEDLAELSVDELLEIVKVDEQKATDLIMQARAPWFE; the protein is encoded by the coding sequence ATGAGTAAAGAATTACTATTGGTATTAGAAACGGTAGCAAATGAAAAAGATATTTCAAAAAATCTTCTATTTGAAGCTATGGAGGAAGCCTTAGTCACGATACTTAAGAAAGAGCTTGATGATAGGATGAATATAGAAGTTAAGATTAATCGAGTTACAGGTGATTTTAAGGCTGAACGCGTATGGCATATTGTTTCTGAGGATAAGGATCTAATAGATTATTCTAAAGAATTATACGAAGATGTTGCTAGAGAGAAAGGTTACGATGTTGTAGCTGGTGATGTATTCAGAGAAAATGTTGAAGTCAAAGAGTTCGGTCGCATAGCTGCTGCTACGGCTAAGCAAATCTTAATGAAAAAAATTAAAAGCTTTGAAAGAGAAAAAACAGCAAAAATATATCAAGATAAAATTGGTGATATTGTTTATGGAGAAATTAAAAGAGCTACATATGAGTTGCTAATTGTAGATTTAGGTAACAATGCTGAAGGGATACTGCCAAAGAAAGATTTAATAGCAAGAGAAAGATTTCGTGTTGGTGATAAAATTAGAGCTTGTGTTGAAAGTGTAGACTGTGACGATGAAGGTAAGCCTAACACTATTATGCTAAGTAGGGCTAGTAACACTATGCTAAAAGCTTTATTTAAGCTAGAAGTTCCAGAAGTTGAAGAAGAAATTATTACTATAGTTAATGTAGTTCGCGAATTAGGGTTTAGAGCTAAGGTCACAGTAAAAAGTAATGATCAAAGAATAGATCCTTGTGGTGCTTGTGTGGGAGTTAGAGGTTCTAGGATTCATTCCATAATGAGCGAATTAAATGGTGAAAAGGTAGATGTTATATTGTGGGACCAAGATATTGTACAATATGCTATTAATTCTTTATCACCAGTTGCTGCAGAGGATATCTTAGAGGTTAATGTTGATGAAGAAACTAACTCTATGGATATAGTTGTTAAACAAGAAAGCTTATCTAAAGCTATTGGTAAAAATGGTGTAAATGTAAGATTAGCAAGTGCTTTAATTGGCTGGAAAATTAATGTCCTTTCAGATGCTGAGCAAGAAGAAAAACAAATGTCTATAGTAGAAAAATTTGTCGAAGTTTTAGATATTGATCATGATTTTGCTTTAGTTTTAATTGAAGAAGGAATTGAGACATTAGAAGACCTAGCATATCTAGATAAAGAAGAGCTTTTAGAAATTGAAGGCTTTGATGAGGATATAGTCAATGAGTTACAAGAAAGGGCTAAGACAGCTCTTTTATCTCAAGCATTAGGTGATAAGGAGCCTGCAGAAGATCTTTTAAACATGCAGGGTATGCAGGAAGACTTAGCTAAGCAGTTGGCAAAAGCGAATATAGTAACTATGGAAGATTTAGCCGAGTTATCAGTAGATGAGTTGCTTGAGATTGTAAAAGTTGATGAACAAAAAGCTACAGACTTAATAATGCAAGCAAGAGCTCCTTGGTTTGAATAA
- the infB gene encoding translation initiation factor IF-2, which produces MAEITVGQLAQQTNKDVETLLKQLKSFGISKANENDTLTPLEMKTLLEKINSAKSSATRKKVTTTMKLDGKHKINVSVKRKRRVARRTEEPAVVAGKEAFVAQKEGFQVFGKPHEKELTQKTELEPKKQDLTSVKDIAIVENSVVADTKEQKIIEPKDSGFKFISIPEQIATTDTESNVINAAKKKTVKKEFASTSTTNTKYKREEEDKRAKTKKAAGKGFKKANPRQLSQLAGDLESFDEFGAKKGKLKAPKVKKQEFTKPVENTVKTVEIYEGITVSDLAQKMSVKGAEIVKTLFNMGVMATINQSLDQDTAILIVEDMGHKYTLHNENALEEAITVVDRSGTQKLSRAPVVTIMGHVDHGKTSLLDYIRKSRVASGEAGGITQHIGAYSVKTNKGSITFLDTPGHEAFTSMRARGAKSTDIVILVVAADDGVMPQTEEAIQHAKAAGVPILVAVNKIDKPEADPEKVISELAQRNVIPESWGGDVMFVNVSAKTGEGITDLLDAVLLQSEVLELEAFDDGYAEGVVVESRLEKGRGPVATILIQNGNLKQGDVVLCGTEFGRVRAMHDDLGKNIKSAGPSTPVEILGLSGVPAAGDQVIAVESEKKAKEVASQRAQKQKDAKIAHEQTLKLSNMFNHIGKDGEQKTLKIILKGDVQGSVEAIRDSLLKLSTDEVKVEIIASGIGGITSSDITLAVASMAVVVGFNVRADAAAKKLAETDGVELRYYNIIYDLIDDVKKAMSGLLSPEMKEQIVGIAEVREVYRSSKFGSIAGCMVIEGVVKRANPIRVLRDNVVIYEGSLESLKRFKDDAAEVKKGLECGIGVKNYNDVRAGDQIEVFEVIEVAKEL; this is translated from the coding sequence ATGGCAGAAATTACGGTTGGGCAATTGGCACAACAAACAAATAAAGATGTTGAGACTTTGTTAAAGCAGTTAAAGTCTTTTGGTATTAGTAAAGCTAATGAAAATGATACTTTAACCCCATTGGAAATGAAGACTCTTTTGGAAAAAATAAATAGCGCAAAAAGTTCTGCAACTAGAAAAAAAGTGACAACTACAATGAAACTTGATGGTAAACATAAAATTAATGTTTCTGTTAAAAGAAAAAGACGAGTTGCTAGGAGAACAGAAGAACCGGCTGTTGTTGCTGGCAAAGAAGCTTTTGTTGCACAAAAAGAAGGCTTTCAAGTATTTGGTAAGCCTCATGAGAAAGAACTAACTCAAAAAACAGAGCTTGAACCAAAAAAACAAGATTTAACTTCTGTTAAGGATATTGCTATAGTAGAGAATTCTGTGGTGGCAGATACAAAGGAGCAAAAAATTATAGAGCCAAAAGATAGTGGTTTTAAGTTTATTTCTATACCAGAACAAATAGCAACAACTGATACTGAGTCTAATGTAATAAATGCGGCAAAAAAGAAAACAGTCAAAAAAGAGTTTGCTAGCACTTCTACTACAAATACCAAGTATAAGAGGGAAGAAGAAGATAAACGTGCAAAAACTAAAAAGGCAGCTGGTAAAGGATTTAAAAAAGCAAATCCAAGACAGTTATCACAACTAGCTGGAGATTTAGAATCTTTTGATGAGTTTGGAGCTAAAAAAGGTAAGCTTAAGGCTCCAAAAGTTAAAAAACAAGAATTTACAAAACCAGTTGAAAATACAGTAAAGACTGTAGAAATATACGAAGGTATCACAGTAAGTGATTTAGCTCAGAAAATGTCCGTAAAAGGTGCAGAGATAGTTAAAACTCTTTTTAACATGGGTGTTATGGCAACTATTAATCAGTCTTTAGACCAGGATACAGCTATATTGATAGTTGAAGATATGGGTCATAAATATACTTTGCACAATGAAAATGCTTTAGAAGAAGCTATAACTGTGGTTGATAGAAGTGGTACCCAAAAGCTATCAAGGGCACCAGTTGTAACGATTATGGGACATGTTGACCATGGTAAGACTTCTTTACTAGATTATATTCGTAAATCTAGAGTTGCCTCTGGGGAAGCTGGAGGTATTACTCAACATATAGGAGCTTATTCTGTAAAAACTAACAAAGGATCTATCACTTTCTTAGATACTCCAGGGCATGAAGCATTTACTTCTATGCGTGCAAGAGGGGCTAAGTCAACAGATATAGTTATCTTAGTCGTTGCTGCGGATGATGGTGTTATGCCACAAACTGAAGAGGCTATACAGCATGCTAAAGCAGCAGGGGTTCCAATACTTGTGGCAGTAAATAAAATTGATAAGCCAGAAGCTGATCCTGAAAAAGTTATAAGTGAGCTTGCTCAGAGAAATGTTATACCAGAAAGCTGGGGTGGGGATGTTATGTTTGTAAATGTTTCTGCTAAAACAGGTGAGGGTATTACAGATTTGCTTGATGCAGTTCTCCTACAATCAGAAGTTTTAGAGTTGGAGGCTTTTGATGATGGTTATGCTGAAGGAGTTGTTGTTGAATCAAGGTTAGAAAAAGGAAGGGGTCCTGTAGCAACTATACTTATCCAAAATGGTAATTTAAAGCAAGGTGACGTTGTCCTGTGTGGCACAGAGTTTGGTCGTGTTAGAGCTATGCATGATGATTTAGGTAAAAATATTAAATCAGCAGGACCATCTACTCCTGTGGAAATCCTTGGTTTGTCAGGGGTGCCAGCTGCTGGTGACCAAGTGATAGCTGTTGAAAGTGAGAAAAAAGCAAAAGAGGTTGCTTCCCAAAGAGCTCAAAAACAAAAAGACGCTAAGATAGCTCATGAGCAGACTTTGAAATTATCAAATATGTTTAATCATATAGGTAAAGATGGCGAACAAAAAACTTTAAAAATTATTCTTAAAGGAGACGTTCAAGGTTCTGTTGAAGCTATTAGGGATTCTTTACTTAAATTATCTACAGATGAAGTTAAGGTTGAGATTATTGCTAGTGGTATTGGTGGAATTACTTCATCAGACATTACTCTAGCAGTAGCATCTATGGCGGTAGTTGTTGGTTTTAACGTTCGTGCTGATGCTGCTGCTAAAAAATTAGCAGAAACAGATGGTGTAGAGTTACGTTATTACAATATTATCTACGATTTGATAGATGATGTTAAAAAAGCTATGAGTGGTCTTTTATCTCCAGAGATGAAAGAGCAAATAGTTGGTATAGCAGAAGTTAGAGAAGTGTACAGATCTTCTAAGTTTGGTTCTATAGCAGGATGTATGGTTATAGAGGGTGTAGTCAAAAGGGCTAACCCTATACGTGTACTTAGAGATAACGTTGTTATATATGAAGGAAGCCTTGAGTCTTTAAAAAGATTCAAAGATGATGCTGCTGAGGTTAAAAAAGGTCTTGAATGTGGTATAGGTGTTAAAAACTATAACGATGTTAGGGCTGGAGATCAGATAGAAGTATTTGAAGTTATTGAGGTAGCTAAGGAGTTGTAA
- the rbfA gene encoding 30S ribosome-binding factor RbfA, translated as MATQGRVQRVASELKKVISLLLRSKIKDSKLASATVTEVEVSKDLSFAKVYYTCLIPEDTAYISKAFAKSKGFFRSSIAKSLSLRVVPDLKFIYDSSLDYGMQMQEKISKALDADAKFISQNDDSLEDNYRKPKDDDVEKLR; from the coding sequence ATGGCAACACAAGGTAGAGTGCAAAGGGTAGCAAGTGAGCTTAAGAAAGTGATATCTTTGCTATTACGTTCTAAGATTAAGGATTCAAAGCTAGCTAGCGCAACGGTTACAGAAGTAGAAGTTTCTAAGGATCTATCTTTTGCAAAAGTGTATTATACGTGTTTGATTCCAGAAGATACTGCTTATATTTCAAAAGCCTTTGCAAAGTCAAAAGGTTTTTTTAGATCATCTATTGCAAAGTCATTGAGTTTAAGAGTGGTTCCGGATCTTAAATTTATTTATGATAGTTCCCTTGATTATGGTATGCAAATGCAGGAGAAGATTTCAAAAGCCCTAGATGCAGATGCCAAATTTATAAGTCAAAATGATGATTCATTGGAAGATAACTACCGAAAACCTAAAGATGATGACGTAGAGAAGTTAAGATAG
- the hisS gene encoding histidine--tRNA ligase, with product MSKFTIIRGFNDVLPNDSYKWQYLESQIKEILDQYNYNETRLPILEKSELFHRSVGETSDIVSKETYDFTDRNGDSLTLRPEGTAGCVRMVLENNLINRGQTQKLWYCGPMFRYERPQKGRYRQFYQLGVEAYGFDSIAIDLEVISIVWSLFKKLGLVEHITLELNSLGSSLDRQKYTKALLDYLKPFHDQLDDDAIKRLDKNPLRILDSKIPTTQKILENAPKLMDFIEAELLERFQQTCQYVESLGIKYTVNKNLVRGLDYYSGLVFEWTTDKLGAQSAICAGGRYDKLIEDLGGQSSGAIGFAIGIERLLLLLETLGKLPSQINECDVFFILEKESLYKTLSLVDYIRYELSGLRFDMDLKFGSFKSQFKKADKSGAKIAVIIGSEELEKRQAVIKYLQENKPQHRVGFEKLINFLEK from the coding sequence ATGAGTAAATTTACTATTATCCGTGGTTTTAATGATGTTCTACCTAATGATAGTTATAAGTGGCAATATCTAGAGTCACAGATAAAAGAGATTTTGGACCAATATAACTATAATGAAACTAGACTGCCAATTCTAGAGAAAAGTGAATTATTCCATAGAAGCGTTGGTGAGACATCAGATATTGTTTCAAAAGAAACTTATGATTTTACTGATAGAAATGGTGATAGTCTGACTTTGCGTCCTGAAGGTACAGCAGGATGCGTTAGAATGGTTCTAGAGAATAATCTTATAAATAGAGGGCAAACCCAAAAACTTTGGTATTGTGGTCCAATGTTTAGATACGAAAGACCACAAAAAGGAAGGTATAGGCAGTTTTACCAACTTGGGGTAGAAGCTTATGGGTTTGATAGTATAGCTATAGATCTAGAAGTTATATCTATAGTTTGGAGTTTATTTAAAAAACTTGGGTTGGTGGAGCATATAACCTTAGAGCTAAATAGTTTAGGTTCTAGTTTAGATAGGCAAAAGTATACTAAAGCGTTGTTGGATTACCTTAAACCATTCCATGATCAACTTGATGATGATGCTATAAAAAGGCTGGATAAAAATCCCTTAAGGATACTTGACTCAAAGATTCCAACTACGCAAAAAATCCTTGAAAATGCTCCTAAGCTTATGGATTTTATAGAAGCTGAATTATTGGAAAGGTTTCAACAAACATGTCAATATGTAGAGTCACTAGGCATTAAATATACTGTTAATAAGAATTTAGTACGAGGACTTGACTATTATAGTGGTTTAGTTTTTGAATGGACTACAGATAAGTTAGGTGCTCAAAGCGCGATTTGTGCTGGTGGTAGATATGACAAGTTAATAGAAGATCTGGGTGGTCAAAGTAGTGGCGCCATAGGTTTTGCAATAGGTATAGAAAGACTTTTACTTTTGTTAGAAACTTTAGGTAAATTACCTTCACAAATTAATGAATGCGACGTATTTTTTATATTAGAAAAAGAGAGTTTATATAAAACTTTAAGCTTAGTTGATTATATACGTTATGAGCTTAGTGGTTTAAGGTTTGATATGGATTTGAAGTTTGGTAGTTTCAAATCACAATTTAAAAAAGCAGATAAATCTGGAGCGAAGATCGCAGTAATAATTGGTTCTGAGGAGTTAGAAAAACGTCAAGCTGTGATAAAGTATTTGCAAGAAAATAAGCCCCAGCACCGAGTTGGATTTGAAAAGCTAATAAACTTTTTAGAAAAATAA
- a CDS encoding MFS transporter codes for MKLYNIKGYAWIVVGLSSFLLIDKYIMNVSPSLIANELMSSFSINATQMSAMVSLFLWSVVFCQFFVAGPIIDKLGFRKVSFFSLILSAIGLLLFVLAADIHSFLLGCVSRLMIGVGASFATVGYIKAAAVWFDPRKFAFVCSFLMSAAMTGALLGQVPLVYLIELTGSWHNALISYACFSIIIALLYLALVRDYNPHASFSNQLRQKTGTLEGIKKVLLNKNNWYLTMYTGLTFTTIDVFGGIWGNNYFRGLYGIDAKEASYIVSMMFLGLAIGSPVIGKLSEKFDNRVNIMVFFHIIATLALAVVLEFKLTPAISGTLLFIFGFCLGVYMLAFAIGNRINSIVVAATVAALINTGEPLLGALFDPLIGYFLDMTWSGQYLDMHNNIVNIATDGAHRYFSINAYHRAFLILVFSMFISFFLLILVKDKEVK; via the coding sequence ATGAAATTATATAACATAAAAGGTTATGCCTGGATCGTGGTAGGGTTAAGTTCATTTTTACTTATTGATAAGTATATTATGAATGTTTCTCCTAGCTTAATAGCTAACGAATTGATGAGTAGTTTCTCTATCAATGCTACACAAATGAGCGCGATGGTTTCACTTTTTCTGTGGTCTGTTGTTTTTTGTCAGTTTTTTGTTGCTGGACCTATCATCGATAAACTAGGGTTTAGGAAAGTAAGTTTCTTTTCTCTTATATTGTCAGCTATAGGATTATTATTATTTGTTCTTGCTGCTGACATACATAGTTTTCTATTGGGGTGTGTTTCAAGACTGATGATAGGTGTAGGGGCATCTTTTGCTACTGTTGGATATATCAAAGCAGCAGCTGTATGGTTTGACCCGCGCAAGTTTGCTTTTGTGTGTAGCTTTTTAATGTCAGCAGCAATGACAGGTGCTTTACTTGGGCAAGTTCCTTTGGTTTATCTTATAGAACTAACAGGTTCTTGGCATAACGCTTTAATTAGCTATGCGTGTTTTAGTATAATTATAGCTTTACTATATTTAGCTTTAGTTAGAGATTATAATCCTCATGCTTCATTTTCAAACCAATTAAGGCAAAAAACGGGCACTCTTGAAGGTATTAAAAAAGTATTGTTAAACAAAAACAACTGGTATCTAACCATGTATACAGGTCTGACTTTTACTACTATAGATGTGTTTGGAGGTATTTGGGGTAATAATTACTTTAGAGGATTATATGGTATTGATGCTAAAGAGGCTTCATATATAGTCTCTATGATGTTTTTAGGTTTAGCTATAGGTTCGCCTGTTATAGGAAAATTATCAGAGAAGTTTGATAATAGAGTTAACATAATGGTTTTCTTTCATATTATTGCTACTTTAGCCTTAGCAGTAGTGCTTGAATTTAAACTTACTCCAGCGATATCTGGTACTCTATTGTTTATATTTGGTTTTTGTTTGGGTGTGTATATGCTAGCTTTTGCGATAGGTAATCGTATCAACTCTATAGTAGTAGCTGCAACTGTAGCTGCTCTTATAAATACAGGTGAACCATTGTTGGGAGCATTATTTGATCCACTTATAGGATATTTCTTGGATATGACATGGAGTGGTCAATACCTAGACATGCATAATAATATTGTAAATATTGCCACTGACGGAGCTCATAGATACTTCAGTATTAATGCTTATCATAGAGCGTTTTTAATATTGGTGTTTAGCATGTTTATATCATTTTTCCTACTGATATTAGTAAAGGATAAGGAAGTTAAATAA
- the zapE gene encoding cell division protein ZapE, whose amino-acid sequence MILEQVYFAKVKQLGLKVDPLQLEAIQSLQRIIDELTTKKKPKKLFFNKSIYPHIRGFYMWGGVGRGKTFIMDIFYNEVPTSKKKRQHFSHFMKDIHTRLRSYQGSKNPIAKVAYDIAKDTQLICFDEFFVEDIADAMILGNIFKELFSLGVVLVATSNIEPQRLYLNGLQRELFLPAIDVLIANVDVLNLDSGVDYRFRLPNEYLNYLYPYNEANRKNFFDKFFLSNKYFDKDLKINILNRDIDVILVSSKDVCLDFKAICGDGRSANDYIEICKIYRQIFVYNLKSFSQANEDMARRFISLIDECYDQNKKVIILADCDFKEIYKGKRLSFEFQRTISRLNDMQNPGFGALND is encoded by the coding sequence ATGATTTTAGAGCAAGTATATTTTGCAAAAGTAAAACAATTAGGGTTAAAGGTTGATCCACTACAGCTTGAAGCTATACAGTCTTTGCAGAGAATAATAGATGAGCTAACGACAAAAAAAAAGCCTAAAAAACTTTTTTTTAACAAATCTATTTACCCTCACATTAGAGGATTTTATATGTGGGGCGGTGTAGGACGAGGTAAAACCTTCATTATGGATATTTTTTATAATGAAGTACCTACATCAAAGAAAAAACGTCAGCATTTTTCTCATTTCATGAAAGATATTCATACGCGTCTGCGTAGTTACCAAGGGAGTAAAAACCCTATTGCAAAGGTAGCCTATGACATCGCAAAAGATACTCAACTTATTTGCTTTGATGAATTTTTTGTTGAAGATATTGCGGATGCTATGATTTTAGGCAATATTTTTAAAGAGCTGTTTAGTTTAGGTGTAGTCTTGGTAGCAACTTCAAATATCGAACCTCAAAGACTATATTTAAATGGCTTACAAAGAGAGCTGTTCTTGCCTGCAATAGATGTACTGATAGCTAATGTTGATGTTTTAAACCTTGATTCAGGGGTAGATTACCGTTTTCGCTTACCAAATGAGTATCTTAATTATTTATACCCATATAACGAAGCTAATAGGAAAAATTTTTTTGATAAGTTTTTTTTAAGTAATAAATATTTTGATAAAGATTTGAAGATAAACATTTTAAATAGGGATATTGATGTTATTTTAGTTAGTTCTAAGGATGTTTGCTTAGATTTTAAGGCAATTTGTGGTGATGGGCGTAGTGCTAATGACTACATTGAAATTTGTAAAATCTATAGACAGATATTTGTCTATAATCTAAAAAGTTTTAGTCAGGCAAATGAGGATATGGCTAGGAGATTTATCTCGTTAATAGATGAATGCTACGACCAAAATAAAAAAGTTATAATTTTGGCAGATTGTGACTTTAAAGAAATTTATAAAGGTAAGCGATTAAGCTTTGAATTTCAAAGAACTATAAGCCGACTTAACGATATGCAGAATCCTGGTTTTGGAGCCTTAAATGACTAG
- a CDS encoding RluA family pseudouridine synthase, producing MTSVQYLEVSDDVIEQRIDNYLIGRFTKLPKPLIYRWIRKGELRVNKKRVKQTLRVSAGDIIRIPPFSIEGEEQPVKISQSHLDFLEEIILYETDDYIVVNKPSGIAVHGGSGVNSGLVERLRQLRPQARRLDLVHRLDKETSGCVLLAKKHSALVYFFDLFKQRKVDKIYHTIVHGFWDKNIKRIDLPLKRTETKDGQRIVKVDKKEGKTAITNILSVEHLPGEYSLLKVKLETGRTHQIRVHCKAMGHPIVADKKYGFVNIDEKLAKQGIDKLLLHASKLEFFDQKKQQKITIEANLDERFVYFLNTI from the coding sequence ATGACTAGTGTACAATATTTAGAAGTTTCTGATGATGTTATTGAGCAACGAATAGATAATTATCTGATTGGCAGATTTACTAAGTTACCTAAACCTTTGATATATCGCTGGATTAGAAAGGGTGAGTTGCGAGTAAATAAAAAAAGAGTTAAGCAAACCTTGCGTGTAAGTGCTGGAGACATAATTAGGATTCCTCCTTTTAGCATCGAAGGTGAGGAGCAACCAGTTAAAATTAGTCAGTCCCATTTAGACTTTTTGGAAGAAATTATTTTATATGAAACGGATGATTATATAGTAGTAAATAAGCCTTCCGGAATAGCCGTACATGGTGGCTCAGGGGTTAACTCAGGGCTTGTTGAAAGGCTTAGGCAGCTGCGTCCACAAGCTAGGCGTCTGGATTTGGTTCATAGGCTTGACAAAGAAACATCTGGTTGTGTGCTGTTGGCTAAAAAGCATAGTGCATTGGTATATTTTTTTGATTTATTTAAGCAAAGAAAAGTAGACAAAATTTACCATACTATAGTTCATGGGTTTTGGGATAAGAATATTAAAAGGATAGATTTACCTCTTAAAAGAACAGAAACAAAAGATGGGCAGAGAATAGTTAAAGTTGATAAAAAAGAAGGTAAAACAGCTATTACTAATATTTTGTCTGTTGAACATTTACCTGGGGAATATAGCTTACTTAAGGTAAAGTTAGAAACAGGGAGAACACATCAAATAAGAGTGCACTGTAAAGCTATGGGACACCCGATTGTTGCAGATAAAAAGTATGGGTTTGTTAATATTGATGAAAAGCTGGCTAAACAAGGTATAGATAAGCTTTTGTTGCATGCTAGTAAGTTAGAATTTTTTGATCAAAAAAAACAACAAAAAATTACTATAGAAGCTAATTTAGATGAAAGGTTTGTTTATTTTTTAAATACAATCTAA